The window AGGATGGAGGTCTTCCCTCTCCTGCCTGCAGCGTCTGAGGTTTGAGGAGATCCGTAGACATCCGCAGCGCCCTGACACGTCTGCAAGAGACGAAACCGAACCTACAGCTTACTGCTGATCTCTGCCTGGACGTTCAAACGTTCCCAAACAGAGAAGCTGCTCCGGCAGCAGGTTAGCCATGCtttattgttctgttttattttgaaagtcttGCTCTTCTGTGACTTCCTGTTAGCCCATGGGTGCCACCTTGTGGCCCAGATAAGCCAGAACCAGGGTTTGATAACAGGAACCCAGGCTGAGGTTCTGGAGCGGGTCGCTGAGTCAGAACTGAACCCTGACCTTCAGAGTCTGTGAGGAAGTTTATCTCCTCTGAACAGTCGCATCCTGTTTGGCCCGACCTGCTGCGGGCCAACCAGGGAGTCATCCTGCTAGGAGTCCGGAGTGTTTCCTGCTCCGATGCTTTCAGGGAAAAGCAGGAAAATCGACTCCATTGTTCTGCAAACACAAACGGACTGAAGGAGCTGGAGCATCTCCTAACTGCAGCTGATCTCAGGTCTGGTTCATTCTCTGATTCTCTTCAGGCTCCAACAGCAGAAACCAGTTCTTACTGCCCCCTAGAGGTCCGGATGTGAATCTGTTCCTGGGTTAAAATCTTTACTCCTTCGCTCCTGAAACAGGACTTTTAATTCTTCCACAGACGCGGTGCGTTCAGGTGCTGCATGTAAGTTGTGGACATCAGAAACTTGAGCCTGGTCTCTGGATGATGCGTTAGCATTAGTGTTAGCTCACCTGCACCAGTGGCGGTCTCCAGCGCAGGTTTCTAAGCGGAGCAGCGGCCATTCCCGACGTTCCTGAAGGCCTCTTCTTCAGCACCAAGGTGATACTGCCAGACTCCGCCCTCATCttctccaccaggtgtttgagCTGCCAGCCCACCTAGACCAATCACAGAGAAGGAAATCTGAAGCTGGTTAGCTTAGCATAGAGACTGTTAACAAAGGAAAACTGCTAGCCTAGCCTAGCTCCAGCTGCAGTAGCTCCAAACCTATAAACGGAGTTTATGTCGGCTGAAGGAGAACGTCACAGGAAGTAAATGAATCTGCTCTGTTCCTGGGTGGAGTTCCTCAGGGATCTACACTCAGACCTGAGGAACTCTGATAACTCTCctgatccagaaccagatcCGGTTCAGATCTGTTTCTACTGATCATTTTCCAGCCTGAACGGAAACTTCACAAAGACTCGGTGCAGCCGAGCAGGAAAGAATCTGTTCACATGCAGAACAGAATCATGTTTTAATGATTTTCCTGATATGAATCTTGGTTTGACGTGAAGATCAGACGTTGCTCCTCCGTCTGTCTGCGGCTCTGGTGACTGACTGACCCTGAACTCACCACAGTCTGCTGGTTGACCTGGATGACCTCATCTCCAGCGTGGATCCTCTGGGTTTGATCTGCAGGagactgaacagaaccagaaccggcccGGTTAGTGTTGGGTTCTGGTACCACCAACAGCCGGTTCCAGCTGCAGACTCACGTTCTCCGTGGTTCCCGTGACAACATGAAGGCCGTCGTAGGTGGATTTGATGTACATCCCCTGGGAGATCAGACAGTGTAAGGGTCAGAGCTGCAGGTCAGCTCTCAGAGTTCCTACGGCTCCTGAACTCACCAGTCCTTCTCCAGGCCTGACGTTGGTGATGTGAACCTCCTCCAGGCAGGACGGCTCCGTGTTAGAGGGGTCAGAGGTCGCCTGGACCGTCTTCTCACAGACGCTGTTCAGAGCCTGGGACTGAAACAGGAAACCCAAAACctcacttttagtttttattcaccAATTAAtcctaaataaatgttacagaCTATCAGACagcaaaaaagtacaaattaaaatgGATACAATCCCAACCAAGTGGGGCAACAACAGAAATCCTTTCATGCTTTTCTTCCTGCcagttattttcagatttttttccaatattcCTTGTGTTGATGAATCTCCGgtcacagaaagagaaaaaccaaACCAGAACAAAGACTGTTTGAGCCCGAATGCTGTGATCTTATTGGTTGCTCCTCTAGTGTTTGTTTCCTCGTTAGTGTTGGGAAAGGTTTTGCCGTCAGAACCTGGTGGAACCGGTCCAGCAGGAGCTTCACCTGACTCCGACTGGGTGGAGCTAAAGGAAACATCTGTTCTGCTTCCACATCTGGACTCTATTCTGCTGCAGTAGCAGCTGCTGGCAGGCAGGGGGCAGACTGGCCTAACTGGCTGCAGCGCTGAACCTGCAGCTTGTCCAGGTAACTGGACTGcagagctaatgctaatgctgcAGCTGGACGCTTTGGGCGATTTCCGCTGCGGCGGTTTGCGCTCCAGCAGGAAGCGTTATCTAAGACAGGAAGCGGACATTCCAGCTCTGAAACAACaatggagcagcagaggaggaggaagtgaacTCACCACCTCCAGGATCTTCTCCTCCATCTGGAACACGCTGCAGTCCTGCAGGCACAGAGGACGGAGCCGTCAGCATCTGgacccaaccagaaccagaaccccaCCTGGTAGGAGCCATCTATAATCTCTGAGTTCATCTCCTCAAACTAAAGTCACACTTTACAACTTTACTAACGACCTCAGagtttcagcagcagctgctgcagcagctgcagcacagcatggagggaaaaacaaatgtttgagcAAAGAGCCTGCAGCAGAGTGAAAGCAGGAGGAAAACCAGCTGGAGGTAAACAGGATGGCTGCAGGGAGGAGCCGCTGCAGCTGCTGACCAAGCCTCAAATTCAAACCTGAGGTCCAAACGTCCAGCGGGTCGGAACCAGAGCAGCAGAACCGGCTCAGAGCCAACAGCCAACATCACTTCATGCTGGCCGCTCCCTGTGACCTTCACTGACCTTCTGCACGGTGGAGGTCAGCTCCAGGCCCAGCTGGATGATGGTGCTTCTGGTGGCCGTGAAGTCGCTGGGGCTCGTCACTGGAGacctgacacacacacccacacacaccccgatCCGTGTTATTATGAGTGAAAATAATTCTATTTAAACCTAACATGTCTGTGATTATTGATCATCAGTGTGTGAAGTTAAAACATGACTGAATCCAGCCTCCTTTACATCATCAGCCtgttcagccaatcacagcccCTTCGAGGTTCAGCACTGAACCGGTTCCGGTTCTTTCCAACAGGAGTTTCTCTGCAGATCTGGGCCAGCGTTGGTCCTCTGAAGTACGGGGTTCCTCAGGGTCGATGTTGTCGCCTTGTATCTGCTGCCTCTGGGttgcatctttaaaaagcacaaagtctctttctgctgctctgcagatCCGTTCAGATCtttctgcctcaacatgacctCCAGTCTGCTGGGCCGATGTTCCAGGATCGTCTTCAGGATGTTCAGACATTTTCTGgacccaaataataaaaactgagatTGTATGTTTGGTCAGTGCCGTCCTTTCCTGGACGTGACGGTGTGGTCGGTCCCCCGTCCTCCTGCTGTCGTCCATTTGTGAAAACTCTGGGTGTGATTGTTGATCCTGTGTTAGAGTTGATTAGCATGTTAGCGCTGCTATCAAAGCCAGTTTCTTCCAGCTGAGGATCCTTGCTACGATAAAATCTGATCTTCCTCTGCCTGATTTTGATCCAATCATTCATCACGTTTAGATTAGTTAACTCTTTGTACTCAGGGTTGGAGCAGAGcaaacaaaatgctgcagctGGTCTGCTGACCAAAACCAGGAGGCGTGAATCTGTGACCCCGGTTTTACAAACCCTTCGCTGGCTCCCTGCTGCTTTAGGATcaaatttaagtgtttttaggTCCTTGGTACCCAGAGCCCTGAGCTTTTACCGTCTGTCCCTAAAGCCAGGATGGAAAGCAGACAGAACCTCTCTGTGGATCGTCTCCTTCTGGCTGCTAAACTCCAGACTGAAACTCGGCTAAAGAGAAAAGTAAAGGATAGAAGATCATCTTTGCagctaaaatttaaaattgtttggttttcattcatGCTATTAGCTTTTGGTTTCTCTGCcaattttatatttgtcttattAGTATTActaagagccagtttctgcaaccgaggatcggaggaagcggagcctggggactctgggttgggctctccaatctctggggacgaggtcgccgaggtggttaaaaagctcctcggtggcagggccccgggggtggatgagatccgcccggagttccttaaggctctggatgttgtagggttgtgttggttgacgcgactctgcaatgtcgcatggacatcgggggcagttcccctggattggcagactggggtggtggtccccctgttcaaaaagggggaccggagggtgtgctccaattatagaggggtcacactcttaagcctccctggcaaggtctattcaggggtcctggagaggagggtccgtcggatagtcgaacctcggattcaggaagagcagtgtggttttcgtcctggtcgtggaacgctggaccagctctacaccctcggcagggtcctggagggtgcatgggagttcgcccaaccagtctacatgtgttttgtggacctggagaaggcgttcgaccgtgtccctcggggagccctgtggggggttctccgggagtatggggtaccgggccctttgatacgggctgtcaggtccctgtatgaccggtgtcagagtctggtccgcattgccggcagtaagtcgggctcgtttccggtgagagttggactccgccagggctgccctttgtcaccgattctgttcatcactttcatggacagaatttctaggcgcagccaaggtgttgaggggatccgatttggtggccttaggatctcatctctgctttttgcagacgatgtggtccttttggcttcatcagatcgtgatctgcagctctcgctggagcggttcgcagccgagtgtgacgcggccgggatgaggatcagtgcctccaaatccgaggccatggtcttgagccggaaaagggtagagtgccttctccgggtcagggggggtgtcctgccccaagtggaggagtttaagtatctcgggatcttgttcacgaatgggggaagaagggagcgggagatcgacaggcggattggcgcagcgtctgctgtcaagcgggcgctgtaccggtccgtcgtggtgaagagagagctgagccaaaaagcgaagctctcgatttaccggtcgatctacgttcccaccctcatctatggtcatgagctttgggtcatgaccgaaagaacgagatcgcggatacaagcggccgaaatgggttttctccgtagggtggctgggctctcccttagagatagggtgagaagctcagtcatccgggagggactcagagtagagccgctgctccttcacatcgagaggagccagttgaggtggctcgggcatctggtcaggatgcctcctagacgcctccctggtgaggtgttccgggcacgtcccaccgggaggaggccccggggaagacccaggacacgctggagggactatgtctctcggctggcctgggaacgcctcgggattcccccggaggagctagaagaagtggctggggagagggaagtctgggcctcccttctgaagctgctacccccgcgacccgacctcggataagcggaagaagatggatggatggatggatggatagtattactaaacttaattttatttccgttttttcttttatctacctgtgatgtttgttgtgaTGCACTTTGGTCGGTTCAGACTGGAAATGAGCTGCAGACATAAACTTTGACTTTACTTGTTCAACCAATCGCTGAGCTGCAAACCTCTGCTACATGTTAGTAGGAACGGCATCTTCCATTTTTCTCTGAAACTCCGTTCATCTGAATATGACGATTCAGGCTGATGGAGTTTATGTATATGATCCACCAATGCGCTAATAGTCAAGCTGATTTTTAATTGAGTGCTTTAGCCTCACCGGTCCAGCCAGCCCAGCAGGCTCTTGGCGGCGGCGATCAGCTCCACCACGGCGCTCAGGAACTGGTTGGAGGGCTGATGGGAGTTCTTGTTCTGGTAGGCCGGGTTCTTCCTGCGCTGCGTCA is drawn from Xiphophorus hellerii strain 12219 chromosome 15, Xiphophorus_hellerii-4.1, whole genome shotgun sequence and contains these coding sequences:
- the LOC116733913 gene encoding connector enhancer of kinase suppressor of ras 3-like isoform X3 → MRAAHRNLSGAVTQRRKNPAYQNKNSHQPSNQFLSAVVELIAAAKSLLGWLDRSPVTSPSDFTATRSTIIQLGLELTSTVQKDCSVFQMEEKILEVSQALNSVCEKTVQATSDPSNTEPSCLEEVHITNVRPGEGLGMYIKSTYDGLHVVTGTTENSPADQTQRIHAGDEVIQVNQQTVVGWQLKHLVEKMRAESGSITLVLKKRPSGTSGMAAAPLRNLRWRPPLVQTCQGAADVYGSPQTSDAAGRRGKTSILDLYIPPPPAAPYVPLELSASSHPTSPNSSLDADVRQRLADDPPPEVKQLVPIRLRQRSASRGKPRPVSMPVNSVLGVSGSSSKRRTQGRKGRDELHRYLSNERIGAIAEEEPAFGLPSRGSPSVRGVDHIRGSRCLVGADLHHNATMPYQEAAATKKLPAAAQTRAKTGSTSVLGGWLARLRLLSH